Sequence from the Halobaculum rubrum genome:
GCGATCCGGGGTCATCGCGATCTCCAGCTCGTTTCGGGCATCGGTGATGTGGTCGCGAGCCCGGTCGTACACACCTGACACCGGTCGGATCACGCTGACACGATGGTTCTCTACTTTCGGCTCCTCCCACCGGTTTTTGAGTTCTTCCCCGGCAGTGCTCACCGTTTCGGCATAGGTGTCCAAGCGTTCGACGACGTCTTCGGGGTCGCGAGCACGCGCATGCAAACTTCCCTGCTCGTATGTCTCGACGTACCCCTCTCCCTCGAGGTTTCGGAGGACCTCGTAGATCCGGGCCTGCGGCACGTCACTTGCATCGGCGATCTCGGTCGCTGACGCGCTGCCCAACTCCAGCATCGCGACGTATGCCTTCGCCTCATATTGAGTGAGCCCGACGTCCTCGAGCGTCGAGCGAAGGGTCTCCGTATTCATGGAGGACAGTTGTGTAGGTGCAAATTAAAGCGTGGCTCCCTCGGGGAGTCGCTTAGTCTCCATTGCTCGATTGAAGATCGTCTCGCCGCTATCGCTGTCGAACATATGGATTCGGTCGCGGGGGAACCGAAGCCGAATGTCCTGCCCGATCGAGATATCGTACTCGCCGGACACGGAGGCGACCACGTCTCGGTCCTCGACACTGACATGGAGCAAGTTCTCACGCCCCATCGGCTCGACGACATCGACGCTCGCGACGACTGTCGCCGGCCCGGGGTCCGGCGCCAACTCGATGTCCTCGGGACGGATCCCGAGCGTGACGTGCCCGCGATCCCCGAGTTGTGCCGACTGCTCGTCCGTGAGTTCGTACGTGATCTCGCCACGGCGGCCCACGCCAGTCTGGGGATTGTACTCTAATTCGAGGAAGTTCATCGACGGCGACCCGATGAAGCCGGCGACGAACTGATTCGCCGGTTCGTGATAACACTCCAGGGGCGTCCCGAGCTGCTGGAGGGACCCTTCATTCAACACCGCGATGCGATCTCCCATCGTCATCGCCTCGGTCTGGTCGTGGGTCACGTAGACCGTCGCGACGCCGAGTTGCTCGTGCAGTTGCTGGAGTTCGGTCCGCATCTCGGTCCGGAGCTTTGCGTCGAGGTTCGATAACGGCTCGTCCATGAGGAACACTTCAGGCTCCCGAACGATCGCACGGCCGAGTGCAACTCGCTGTTTCTGTCCACCGGAGAGCGCGTCGGGGCGGCGATCGAGCAGCTCCGTGATGCTGAGCATCTCGGCGGTCTCGTTGACGCGGGCGTCGATCTCGTCGTCGGGGAGGCTGCTCGTCATCTCGAGGCCGAACCGCATGTTCTCGGCCACCGTCTTGTGTGGATACAACGCGTAGTTCTGGAACACCATGGCGATGTCCCGGTCCTTCGGCTTCGCTTCGTTGACGACCTGACCACCCACCCGGACTTCGCCGTCGGTGATCGTCTCGAGCCCGGCCAACAGCCGGAGCGTCGTCGATTTCCCGCACCCAGATGGACCAACGAGGACGAGGAACTCACCGTCCCGAACCTGGATGTTGAGATCCTCAACCGCGACGACGTCTCCCTCGTCGGAGTCGAACGTCTTCGTGACCCCGTCGTATTCGACGGCGGGGCGCTGTGAGTGGTCCGCTCGTGCCATTGTTTATCATACGACTACCTTCGCATCGACTTAGTCGTTACTACTGTAGTAGTAGATCATGGGCTATACCCGACGAGCCATGGGATGAACACGGGAGCAACATACCCGAACCACTGGGCTGTCCACGCGATCCCGAGCCAGAGGAGTCCCCATGGCGAGGACACGACGACCGGTCGGATGGGCCATCCCGCACCGGCGTGAGTCATTTCCCGTGGGTGCACGAAATCTGCGACGAGGTGGGCGGCCATTCCGAGCGTCACGAAGTTGATTGCGACCGTAGTCTCCGGTGTCAGGCCGCCGATCCAGTCGAGAAAGACGTACACCGTACTCGGAACCAGGAGCGTGTGGAACATCCAGGAACGGTGAAAGCGTTCGGTCACCGCGTCCACGTCCGGGAGCAATACGCCCACGAGCAACGGAACCGCGATGAGCGGGTGGTATCCGAACGCAACGGCGATGAACGCGAGTGGCACGATACTCGCGATATGGATCTGTCGATCCGTCACGACTCTCCCTCGACGAGTAACTCGCCCTGATACGCCTTGACGACACGAATCGCGCCCCCGCCCGCGGTTTCCTCGTACGCGACCACTTCCAGTACCGCGAGCAGCCCAGGCAGTAACAGCGGCACCGCAATCCCCAGTCCAACACAGATCAGGATCACCAACCCGATGAACAACACATGCAGCGCCGTGAACGCGGGCGTCGCGAGCAAGTGCCGTGCCGCATCCCACAGTGCTTGTCGCGAACTCGGTGCGCCCTCGCGTGTCAACAGCGTCGCCGCACGAAATGTCACCGCGATCATAGCGACACACGCGTAGACGCCGAGAAGTGACCCTATCAGGAGCGGGCCGCTCCGACTCGCGATAGCGGTCCCGGCATACCACACGGTCACGACGGCGACGGCGATCGGCAGCACCGTCAGGAGCGATCCGCGACGAAACTCCGAGCGAAATGTCCGCACAAAGACGTTGATTCGCTCTCGCTCGGTCGTTCGACCCCCTGCCGTCCGCTCGGTCACACCGGTGTGTGTCGCGGCCACGATCGCGATGATCGCGGGACCAAGCGTCACGACCGGGAGCACGGCCACACTGAAGAGCAGACTGAGCGCGATGACGCTCGTCAGGTCCGAGTAGGCTGCCCGACCGAACGCCGCAAGCGCGCCGGCGGGGTCAAGCGTCGGGCGAGAACTCACAGTACGGTCACCGAGCGTCCGGGTACATTAGTGCTTATTCCTACGGTGCTCCGTATCGAGGTCATCGCCGGCGATCGCTTGGAGGCAGGCGAGAGGGGCTGCAGCAGCCCACGCCTGCGGCTCACACGCTTCCCCGTACGTAACGGGGATATCGGTGTTCCCTCGATCGAAGCCGGCGAACAGCTCTGGCAGCCGGTCGTTCCCCCGCGCTCGGGCAGCCGCGATGAGGCCCTCCGCGATCTGACGGGCGCCGTCGGTCCGCCCGTATCGGGCCATCCCAAGAGCGACGAGCGAGTTGTCGTGCGGCCAGACGCTCCCGAGGTGATAGCTCTGTGGATTGTAGGCCTCATGGCTCGAGGCGAACGTCCGAATGCCCCACCCAGTGAACATGTCCGGTGCAAGCAGACGGTCCACGACCGCGTCGGCACGCTCCTCGGGAACGATCCCGCTCCACAAGCAGTGTCCCGGATTTGTCGTGATAGCGGGGATCGCGGTGCCGTCACCGTCGACGCCGACCGCGTAGAACTGTTCGTCAGGGAGCCAGAACTCCAAGTCGAACCGCTCCTTGAGGGTACTCGCAGCCTCCTGTAAATCGTGTGAGCGTGCGTGTTCGTTAGCTTCGCGGGCGATCTCGACACCACGGTCGAGCGCGTCGTATGCGTACCCCTGTACCTCGGCGACCGCAAGCTCCCCGCTCGGGTGGGTGCCATCGGGGTAGACGATGCCGTCATTGCTGTCCTTCCACGAGATATGGCGGAGTTGGCCGTCCTCTTGGTCGTCGTCGACCGGGTATGAGAGGAATCCTCCATCGGCTATTTCACCCGAGATCCACGTGAGAGCGCGGCTCACCGCGGGCCACAACTCCGATAAGAACTCGTCATCGCCCGTTCGTTGCCAGACTTCATGGACGAGCACGACGAACAGCGGTGTCGCATCGATCGTCCCGTAATACGGACGGTGTGGGACCAGCCCACGAGCGGCGAGCTCGCCGTGACGGATCTCATGAAGGATCTTGCCGGGCTCGGCCTCTACTGCTGTGTCGGTCTGTGTCGCTTGGTGAGCAGCCAGATACCGACACGTCCCCTTGGCGATGGTCGTCGACAGCGACAGGGATTGATACGCCGCGATGAGCGAATCGCGACCAAACGCAGTCGCGAACCACGGCACGCCAGCCGAGAGGATCGGACCGTGTTCCGTCTCCTGACGCAGTTCAAGGAGGTTCTCGCGACTCTCTCTCAACACATCGTCCCACGCGTCTTTAGGGTGAGCGAGCGACGTCTCCGTCTGCCACGTCCGATTACGATCGCGAACGTCCTCACGTGCAGCATCGACCGCCGTCGCCGGGGGTTCCGACTGCCCGTCAACGGTCACGGCGATCGGGAGCGAGCGGGTTTCCCGTGCATCGAGTTCGAGATCGATAGCTACCGTTCCGTCTCCACGAGCTGTTCCGTCACCCGTCGACACTGACACCGGGTCGTCTCCTCCTACCTCGATTGAGACGTGCCGGCGAAACTCGATATCTGACGGGGCGTACGTGAACGAGAGTCCACGGTCGCTCGTGGCCGTGTCAACCGTCCGGTCGACGTCGGCGACCATCCCCCGAACCTCGAACAAGTCATCGAAACACGATCCGACCGATATCACGACCTCAGTCTCGATTGCCTCGTCAGTGAGGTTCGATATCGAAATCTGCTCGTAGAGTCCATCCGTCACGAATTGCCTGCGAGACACGTGGAACTTTCGAGACCCCGTCTCGAGCGGTGTGCCGAGGTGGAGCAACCGTTCTCCCGGCCGACGATCAGTGACATCCAGCGTCTCGAGTTCCGGACCGAGCGAGAGCGTGTACCGATCGAGATGGCGAGTATCGCGGTGATAGAACCCATCGTGCTCTCGAGTCGGCTGTCCCTCGCCATCCGTTACGAGGAACGTGGACCCGGAAACGACCGTGCTGTCGCGCTTCATCTGTTTCGCTATTGGAAAGGCCGTTGATAAACGCACCGGCTGTTACTACTGCAGTAGTTCAGTTTGGGAAAGATATTAGTATGAGTACTCATACGTGAGGAACGAGCATGACAGACGATAGCAGGAACAACGGGAGGACGCGGCGACGCGTCATCGCCGGGCTCGGCGCAATCGGTGCGACAGGTGTTCTGGCGGGCTGCACCTCGGATGGCGGCGGCGGCCAGACCGACGACTCGGGGAGCTCGGGCGATGATAGTGGCAGTGGCGAGTCGACGTCCGAGGGGACGCCAACGCCGGTGTCCGCAGACCTCACGCTCTCCGGCTGGGCCGCGAACAACGAGGAGTCGGCGTTGCTGGATGAGTTGGTCAGCAACTTCAACAGCGAACACGACGGGATCAACGTCGAGTACAACGCGATCCAGTCGAAGTACAAACAGAAGCTGCGGACGCAGCTCGGTGCCGGGAACGCCCCCGACGTGTTCTATGTCGATTCGGGGTACTTCTCGTCGTTCGCGGCTGCTGACGTGCTGCTTCCGCTCGATGACATCGCGGCCGCCGACTCGTTCAACACCGAGGACTTCTTCCAGCCAATGTTGGACGCGTTCCGCTACGATGGGACCCTCTACGGGATCCCCAAGGACTTCTCGACGCTGGGCCTGTTCCACAATACCGCGATGTTCGAGGAGGCGGACGTCGGCGTCCCAGAGACGTGGTCTGAGCTGTCCGATGCGCTGTCGGCGCTCAATGACAATGTCTCAGACGAGAGCTTCAAGGCGCCAATGATCGAGTACGCGAACGGTCGGTCGTGGTGGGCCTTCCTCTATCAGAACGGCGGACAGGTGCTTTCCGACGACGGCAGCGAAGCAGTCTTCGCATCCGATTCAGGCGTTGAGGCACTCGAGTTCCTGGTCGGGCTCAAGGAAGACGGCCTGCTGGCAGTCCCGAGCGATCTCGGGTCCGGGTGGCACGGTGCCGCCCTTGCGAGTGGTGAGGTCGCAACTGCAGTGCTTGGTCCGTGGGGGCTCCCCTTCCTCGAGGGCTACGAGAACAACCCCGGCATTAACGAGAACGTTGATGTTGCACATCTCCCGACTCCCAGCGACGGCGAGCGGGCGACGATCGCGTACACTGTCTCCTACAGCGCCTCCGCGAACACGAGTTCGACCGCGGGGTCGAAGGAGCTGATCCGGAATCTGACGAGCGACGACGGGATGGCCCAGTGGGCACGCAAGGGGCTGGCCCTCTCCGCGCGGAAGTCACACAGCGAACTCGACTACTATGACGATCACCCGCGCCGGCGGACGCTGCTCGAGGCCGGCGAGTGGTCGCACCCCTTCTCGTTCGGTCCGAAAACCGAAGCGATCGCCAACCGAATCCGCCCGCAGCTTGAGGCCGCGATGCTCGGCGAGAAATCCCCGTCCGATGCGCTTTCGACGGCCCAAGAGAAGATCAACTCCGAGGTCCTCTAACCGGTATGGCAACGGAGCCCCAACAGTCCACCGCGGAGCGTACCACCGAGCGCCTCCGGAGTGCGCTTCACGACCTGAAGGGGTACGCCGGTATCACCGAAGACCAGAACAACCTGATGGGGTTCGCGTTCATCGCCCCCAATATCGTCGTCTTCTCGCTGTTTCTGTTGGGGCCGGTCCTGTTCGCCTTCTATGTCTCGTTCCAAGAGTGGAGCATCCTCGCCGGCGCGGGTGAGTGGACGGGCCTCGGAAACTACATCGAGGTCCTCGAGCCGCTTCCAATAAGCTACGCCGACGGGAGCCTCCAGTGGCGTCCGGAGGTGTTCACGGAGCCGTCAACCAGCCTCTGGTGGTACTCGCTGAAGAACACGTTCGTCTACGCGATCGGGACCGTGCCGCTGCAGATCTTCGGCGGGCTCGCGGTCGCACTCATGCTCGACAAGCGGGTCCGACTCAAGAAGGCGTACCGCGCCGCCTACTTCATGCCGGTGATGCTGTCGGGTGCCGCCTCCGCGGTCATGTGGCGGTGGTTCCTCGCCGGCGACGGTGTGATCAACGGGATCCTCCCCACGTTCCTTGAACACAACTGGGCAGGAGACCCGGGGACCGCCCTTGGCGGCGTCATGCTGATGGCCATCTGGGGCGGGATCGGCTCGAACATGATCTTCTTTCTCGCAGGACTCCAGAACATCCCCGAAGAGCTGTACGAAGCCGCCCGAATCGACGGCGCGAGCCGCTGGCACCGCTTCCGCCACGTCACGTGGCCCAGCCTCGGCAACACGAACTTCTTCGTGTTCGTGATGGCGATCATCTCGGCGTTTCAGGTGTTCGGCATCGCGCTGGTCTTCTCGCAGGGTGGGCCAGTGTACGCGACAACGACGACAGTGCTGCTCATCTACCAGCGCGCCTTCGAGGAGGGTGCCTTCGGTGAAGGGGCCGCGATGGCGTTCCTGTTGTTCCTCCTGATCTTCGCGTTCAGCTACTATCAGTACCGGTACCGCGAGGAAACGGAGGTGGACTACTGATGGCCCGGTCCGACTACGAATATCCGGGGTACAAACGCAGCGGCGTCAGCTACTGGTCGAAGACGACGATCCTGTATCTGCTCGTCACTGCGGGTGCGCTGTGGATGACACTGCCGTTCTGGTGGACGCTCACGACATCGCTGTCGGCGTCGCCGACGGCCGCCACCGTCTCGTTCATTCCGGCGGAGTTCACCCTGCAGAACTTCATCACCCTCTGGGAGCGGCCGGACATTCTGCTCGTCAGGTGGTTCCTCAACACGATGCTGTTTGCGGGTGCGGTGACCGCGTTCAACCTCACCTTCGACTCGTTGGCGGGGTACGCACTCGCGAAGGTCGACTTCTGGGGTCGTGAGAAGATCTTCCTCGGGTTCATTTCGACGATGATGATCCCAGGGATGGTGACGTTGATCCCGGTGTACCTCCTGCTCGTTGAGTTAGGCTGGGTCAACACCTATCAGGGACTGATCGCCCCGCTCGTCGCCCAGCCATTGGGGATCTTCCTGCTTCGGCAGCACTTCAAGAGCCTGCCGTCGGCCTTGGGGGACGCCGCGAAGATCGACGGCTGTAACGAGTTCCAGACCTTCTATAAGGTGTACCTGCCGCTGGCGAAGCCCGCCTTGGCGACGCTGGGCATCTTCACGTTCATGGGCGCGTGGAACAACTTCCAGTGGCCGCTCATCATCGCGAACGACGCGGAGATGTACACGCTCCCGATCGCGTTGTTCGCGGTCCGGAACCAGTACTTCGCTGAGTGGGGGCTGATGATGGCGGCTGCGTTGATCATCGTCGCACCGGTGATCGTCGCGTTCCTGGCCGCCCAGAACTACTTCATCCAGGGCATGAGCCTTTCCGGAATGAAAGGCTGACAGGGGTCACGAACGGCCCCGCTGCGATCCGTTCTGACCGGTACTCTAGCGGGTCGATAGCGAAACCGGAGTAGTCACTAGAGCCACGACAATCCGGAGTAACGGGCGAGAGATAGAGATCTCCAACGTACGGATCCGAACTGAACGCTGGAGCTGTGTTCGAGCTCTCCGGTGCGATCCGCTCGATATCGGAGAGCTACGGAGTGACCTGCTCGTCGTCGCCCACGAGCACGATCTACTCCGTGGCCCTGCGTTTGACCCTTCGCCGCCGCCGCGCTCCGAATCGAGAGTATCGCGGCCGGGCTCTCGCGGCCGTTGTGTCGGATCGCCACCGCTCTCGATACCGATGAACTCGCTGCTCGAAAGGCAGTCAAGCAACTGCAAGGGACCGGTGAGGTGCCGCTCCTGCTCACAGAAGTCGAAACCGTACTCATTCAGCTTTGCTCCGAAGCAACTCCATCCGGCGTTGTGGCAACGGAGGCGTTCGCCTGTCTCGAAGCACTTGAGGAAGCAGGGAAGACGGTTAACCGCTCACGAGCAGGGATCGCCGCCGCGTGTCTCATCTACGAGTACGATCTGGTTGATCTCGCGTCATCACCAACGCACGAGGAGATCGCCGCGATAGCACGCATGACGCTCATGACGACGTACACATGTCGCGACGAATTGGAGACTGTCTTCGAAACGGAGTGACGTGATGTCCTCGTGACGCGGTTCAATACGAGTGAAGACACGCTGAGTGGCGTCTACGAGGAACTGATCGGTGGCGGATTGAACGAACTGGTTCCATTCACCGACAGGTCGTCAAGCACGACTTCGAGGACTGATGGGTGAAGGTAGTCGTCGAGTTTAGCTGTCGCGAGTGGTTCCATTTGCTCGACGACGTCACGAATCGTCAGCAGTGCTGGATGATCCGTAGCTCCCCGGAGAGTATGGAGTTCTGCTCGGTCAGGAGAATCCCGCATTACAAGACCGACCCCGACCGGCTGGCCCACGACGAGTACCGAACGCAGCTGAGTGTGTACTACCACGTGCTCGCAAGTGTGTACCCCGACCGGCCGATTCAGGCGACTGTCTTCTACACACAGACCGCTACTTCGGTTACTGTCGATCCGGTTTCGATCGACGAGCTCGGTCGGCTATCGAGAGGGCGACACCATTGACAACTCTACAGAAATCAAGGCAGAGTGCCTCGGGGCTTGACCCCGAGGTACTTCACACTACATTGCCCTGAATTCACTCGAACACGCGTCGGGCATACCGGTAGATTGGCGCCGCAAGCCAGTCGCGTTCCGACGCCATGTGCTCGAATGCAGCCTCCGCTTCGGACTGGGTGAGTACCTCACGGTCAGTAAGCGCACGGAGGATCAGCGGTGACACGGCAACGTCGCCGGGTACGAGCGGTCGGAGTTCCGGTAACGCCCGATAAGTATCAGTCGTCCGCGGGGGCGTCGGTACCGTCGGACGGTTCGAGCGAGACCTCGATATCCGCGGCTGCAGCCTTGTACTCGGGTATCTTTGCTCGATCGTCGAGCACATCATTTGTCAGGCGGTTCCCCGCGGCGTCTGCGAAGTGCGGGGTCGTCCACACGGTGCCTTCCTTGATGTCCTCGGTGACACGGGCCTCGAGCTCGATTTCTCCGCGCCGGGACGTGAGCCTCACGTAGTCGCCGTCCTCGATGTCGTAGTGCTCGGCGTCGTTCGGGTGAATGTCGACGAAGTTCTCCGGCTCGACGTGGGTGAGCGTCTCGGAGCGGCGGCTCATCGTCCCCGTGTTGTAGTGTTCGATGATCCGGCCCGTGGTGAGGATAAGCGGGTACTCGTCGTCGGGCGTTTCCTTGGGGGGCTGGTGGCGCACGCCCTCGATCCGTCCGCGGCCGCTTTCGGTGGTGAACCCCTCCTCGTAGAGGAACGGGTCGCCCTCGTCGCCGGGTTCGTAGCAGGGCCAGTGGATGCCCGTCTCGCCGAGGCGGTCGTACGTCATACCGTGGAAGATGGGCGCGACCTGCCGTAGCTCCTCGAACACCTCCTCGGGCCCCTCGAAGTCGAAGCTCCCGTCGCCGAACAGGCGGGTGCCCACGTCACAGAGGATCTCGAGGTCATCTTTCGTGTTCGGGTGGACCTTCTCGACGCCGCGCATCCGCTGGGTTCGGCGGTCCGTGTTGACGACCGTCCCGTCGCGTTCGGCCCACGAGGTGGCCGGCAGAATCACGTCGGCGTACTCGGCGGTCTCGGTCCTGTAGATGTCCTGGACCACCATGAAATCCACCGCAGCCAGCCGCTGTTCGACCATGTTGGTGTCAGGTTCGCTCATCACGGGGTTCTCACCCATGACGTAGAGCCCGTGGATCGTGCTCCCGATCTCGTGGGACTGTTCGACGTTCGTCAGGCCGGGTTCGGACGGGATCTCGAACCCCCAGACCTCCTCGACGTCGGCGCGGACCTCGGGATCGGACACGTCGCGGTAGCCGGGGAGGACGTTCGGCATCGCGCCAACGTCCGAGGCACCCTGCACGTTGTTCTGACCACGCAGCGGATTGACACCGGTGCCCGGGCGGCCGAGATTGCCCGTGATCAGCGCGAGGTTGATCTCGTTTTGGACGTTGTCCACGCCGCAGGTGTGCTGGCTCATCCCCATGCCGGTGAAGATTGCGGCGTTGTTCGCTTTCGCGTACTTCTCGGCGGCAAGTTCGATGTCCTCGAGGGGGACGCCACACTCCTCGGCGGCGGCTTCCTTGTCGAAGTCCGAAAGCGTCTCCGTGAGGTCCTCGAATCCGTCGGTGCGCTCCGCGATGAACTCCTCGTCGACCCAGTCGTTCTCCAGAATCGTCTCGATGACGACGTTGAGGAAGGGGATGTCCGTTCCCGGCTCCACTTGGAGATGCATGTGCCGGTCCGTCTCTCCGATATTGAACGAGCGCGTTGTCTTGTTGGCGTGAGGGTCGACCTGAATGACGGTTGCCCCCTCCAGTACGGCCTGTCGGAAGTACTGGCTGTTGGCAATGGGGTGCTGCTCGCCGGGGTTGGCTCCCTGGATCCAGAACACGTCGGCTGCCTCCTCCAGGTCGGCCATACTGTTGGTCATGGCGCCCTCGCCGAGGCTGTTTTTGAGCGCGTACACCGTGGAGGAGTGGCACATCCGCGTACAGGTGTCGACGCTGTTGGTGCCGTAGTGGCGGGCCAGTTTCTGGACGAGGTAGTTCTCCTCGTTCATGGCCTTCGAACAGCCGTAAAACCCCATCGCCTGCGGGCTGTGTTCGTCGCGGATGCGCTCCATCTCGTCAACGATCAGGTCGTAGGCCTCGCCCCACGACGCCTCACGGAACGTACCGTCGTCGTCGCGGATCAGCGGGTCGGTCAACCGGTCCTCGTGGTTGACTGACTGCGTCGCCGCACCACCCTTGATGCAGACGCTCCCCTCGTTGACCGGTGCGTCGGCCCAGGGTCGGAAGTTGACCTCGCCGTCCTCCTCTCGCGTGATTTGGATACCGCACCCCACACCACAGTACGGACAGATGGTCTTGACCGGCCCCCCGTCCTCGTTAGACATGATGCTCCCCCTTCGGTTTGTGAACCATTATCACTCGAAGCGTATTGGTCCACCCGCATGAATTTACATGATCCGAATCCCGCCGTTCCCCAACTGTAGATCGGCCTCGTGAACTATCTATCAGGACTGTCCTCGTCCCGAAGACACAGCGACTGCAGTCGGGAGACCCGTTCGAGGAAGGCGCAGTCGGGAACCCGATGCGGACTCCGAGCGATAATCCGGCTGCGCATATCACCCACATTCAAGCCCGCCGCTCGTATGGCCGTACAGACAGATGACGCGGCAGGTCCACGCCGACGTATGTCGCTCGGCTGCCGAGCAAACCGCCCTCGAACGCGCTGCAGCGGAAGCCCCGCAGCTCCCCGGTTCGGTTGTCTATCTCGCACCCCCCTCCGGGGACCCTGCGCGTATTCGCCAGACCTGGCGCGAGATCGCCAGCCCGATCCGACTTCGCGTTCGCACCTTCGACGGCCTCGTCACCGACGCGCTCGAGCGCGCCACGTTCCGCACGCGCAACAGCGCGCTCACCGCAGAGGCGCGTCTCCGCCTCGTCGAGAATGCGGTTGACGGGCTCGACGATGCACACCCACTCGTCTCAGCACGGACGACCGCCAGCGCACAGACCTACTCACAGGCGGAGAATCTCCTTTCGCTGTTAGAGTTCGCTGACATCACGGGCGCCGATGCAGTCCGCGACGACGACCGGCTGGCCAGCATCGACGTTCGAACTCGGGATGCATTGGCGGAGCTGTACGCCGCATTCACCGCTGCCCGCGACGACCACGCTGCCGAAACCGGCACGCGACCGTCGATACGCAGCGAGCAGTACCGGACGGTCATCGACCATCCCGAGGCACTCACAGCAGAACTCGATCCGGCGACGACCGTCGTCTTCGGCGGCCACACCGTGTTCTCGGCACTCGAACGCGACCTCGTCGCCGCGATCGCGGACGGAGTCGATCACGCTCGTGCCATCCTGCCGCTTGCGGGCGACCCGAACGCCGACCGACTCGCGGGCGTCGACCGTGCAGTCGAACGCGCGTCGGTCGCGTACGAGGATGCCGGGTTCGAGTTCGGTCGCTCCCCGACGACCAAGCCATCGGAGCTCCTCGTGGAGCGACTCTACCGGTTCGACGACCGAACCCCGTTGCCGACAACGGTCGTCGAAGCGGCGGGTCTCGACTGTCGTCACTATCCCACGGCAGATCATGAACTTCGCGGGGCGTTCCGACAGGTGGCCGACTGGGTCGAGGCCGGCACTTCCTCCTCGGAGATCGCCGTCGTCGTCCCCGACCTCGCCTCCTGCACGGAGCAAGTCGCCGAAGCGGCGGCCCAGTACGGACTCGCCCCGCACATCAGCCGGGAGGTCGGCCTCGCGAACACGGAACTCGGCGAAGTGCTCGTCAACGCCTTCCGCCTCGACGACGATGCGACCGTCCGTGACCTGATCCGACTCGTCGACAGTCCGCTTGTGGACCCAGACTGGCCAGACGAGCCGGTCGATGCTGCAACCGT
This genomic interval carries:
- the fdhF gene encoding formate dehydrogenase subunit alpha — its product is MSNEDGGPVKTICPYCGVGCGIQITREEDGEVNFRPWADAPVNEGSVCIKGGAATQSVNHEDRLTDPLIRDDDGTFREASWGEAYDLIVDEMERIRDEHSPQAMGFYGCSKAMNEENYLVQKLARHYGTNSVDTCTRMCHSSTVYALKNSLGEGAMTNSMADLEEAADVFWIQGANPGEQHPIANSQYFRQAVLEGATVIQVDPHANKTTRSFNIGETDRHMHLQVEPGTDIPFLNVVIETILENDWVDEEFIAERTDGFEDLTETLSDFDKEAAAEECGVPLEDIELAAEKYAKANNAAIFTGMGMSQHTCGVDNVQNEINLALITGNLGRPGTGVNPLRGQNNVQGASDVGAMPNVLPGYRDVSDPEVRADVEEVWGFEIPSEPGLTNVEQSHEIGSTIHGLYVMGENPVMSEPDTNMVEQRLAAVDFMVVQDIYRTETAEYADVILPATSWAERDGTVVNTDRRTQRMRGVEKVHPNTKDDLEILCDVGTRLFGDGSFDFEGPEEVFEELRQVAPIFHGMTYDRLGETGIHWPCYEPGDEGDPFLYEEGFTTESGRGRIEGVRHQPPKETPDDEYPLILTTGRIIEHYNTGTMSRRSETLTHVEPENFVDIHPNDAEHYDIEDGDYVRLTSRRGEIELEARVTEDIKEGTVWTTPHFADAAGNRLTNDVLDDRAKIPEYKAAAADIEVSLEPSDGTDAPADD